Genomic window (Culex pipiens pallens isolate TS chromosome 3, TS_CPP_V2, whole genome shotgun sequence):
AGAACTAGAGATGTACTGATCGCACACacaacaaaattgcattttcaatcaccaaattccaaatttaaagatatATTGATGTTAGAATAGTAAGTAGATGACCAAGAAACATAAATAAAGAAACATGTAAGCCTAAAGGGTCTTGTTGTGTTCAGAGGCCGTGATATCTCATCCGAAGAACTCCCGCCAACTCGCTACCGTACAAAAAGTTGGAATTTATTTCCTCACGTCTAAACACGCAGCAAAAATTACACACTAAAAGAAGTTTAAGAGTAATAAAATGTAGTTAGTCTTACCATCGGAAGTTTAGGTTTCTACGTCCGCAGCGCCTCTTGGAGTCGCAGCCGGGCGTACTGAACGCGCTCCTCCTGCCGCTTGATGTCGTCCTCGGTGACGGTGGCCACGTGCATCAGCGGCTGGTCCGGGTTCAGAAAAACCCCCGCGTTCGTATTGAGTGAAGTTTTGGACGCGGTTTGTCCCGTCACCGGGTGGGTGTTGTGGTGCAGAGCTGTCGCGAGGGACTGCAGGACGGTGGCCTCGTTCACGCCGGGACCGACGGATTTGAGTCGCTTGGGAAGCTCGAGAGAGCCGATCTCCTCGTTGTACACGTTGTTGGCGCGCAGATTCTGCGGGGTTGGGTTAAAAGCTCGGGTTTAATGATCACTCAAAGCAATCTGACGTCGCCGGTTCCAAATCTGGTTCTGCATCGGTTAGTCAATTGACTTCTCTTGCTCTTAGGCCccttttatttatatttgacAGTTTGCGAGTCACAGTTTACGTTACCTCAATGTTGATCGACATTAGACCGTTTTGAGTCATGGCGCAAGGCCACTTTACATTGAGGTAGCGAAAAGTCCGACCTTCCTGGACACCATTGTCAACGACTTACCTCCAACCGCTTCTCCCAGAACAGCTGTTTGGGCTTAACCTGTGTGCCGTGCTGCAGATCTCGCTTAACCTTGCCCTCGCCGTCCTGGGACCGCACAACCGTTACCGGCTGTAAACGATATAAAACGATCAAATGTTGAGTCGAACTCTATCAGGTTTCTAACCCACCTGCTTAAATATGGACGCCGTCTGACGAATCGGTGGAATGAGGGACGTATCGGCGCGCATTCCACGACTGAAAACGATAACAAAATTCATCATCTTTCGGTAAAATCAACCTGTTGTTCAACAAAACGGTAAAAAGTGACGCAAAAACGATACAATCTTATCGTTTACACGTCAgttggacaaaaaaaaacctccgaTTCATTTTGGATTTCCTTCCCGTCCCGCGCGGAAGTCTGGCTGGCCAATCTGGGTGGACAATTTCGCTCCGAAACAAAACCACGAAAACAATGGGGAAGAaacaaaaaccaacaaaatcaacaacttCCGGCTCCCCACCGAGCCGGTACCTGTAGTCCGGTTGCTGCGCCTGGTGCGGCCTCGCCGACGACCCCGAACTCAGCTGGCTGTAGATGGGAACCGGCGGCGGAAGCGTCGGACTTCCGGACCCGGACCCGGCCAGCTTGCGCTTCAGGGCATTGTGCATCAGGTGCGTCGCGACGCGACCCGCCTGGTAGTCGAACGTGGACAGATCGATCGTGTCCCCGAGGACGCGGGCCAGCTGGGGTTTGCTTTCTATTTTCTTACCGGTTGGGCTGCGTcatgttttggcgttttggggGGGCAGCGTTCGGTAAAATGGATgggttattttttgctgttcgGTAAAATGGTCCCAGTTATGCCAAATGGTTCAATTTTGCCCCAACGTCCcctaatttagtaaatttttatgtttatgcaTTTAACtaccaatttaataattttaaacgattttcatgtattttcaaAGTAATTTTCTCAGCGAAGCTCACCTGTAATAGTAAACATCGACCTTTCCCGCGGACAGTCCACTTTTCCGGAGAACCTCCTCCCGCTGCCAACCTTTCGGCAGGGCGGCACAGTCCGTGCGTTTACGCTCGATGGAAACGTTCATTTTCTCTCACAAAATGTCGAAATTTACCCGGAAATCGAAATTTAATACAGCGACCCTAATTTTTCTCTTCTGttgacaaacttttttttcc
Coding sequences:
- the LOC120420482 gene encoding methyl-CpG-binding domain protein 3 isoform X1, which gives rise to MNVSIERKRTDCAALPKGWQREEVLRKSGLSAGKVDVYYYSPTGKKIESKPQLARVLGDTIDLSTFDYQAGRVATHLMHNALKRKLAGSGSGSPTLPPPVPIYSQLSSGSSARPHQAQQPDYSRGMRADTSLIPPIRQTASIFKQPVTVVRSQDGEGKVKRDLQHGTQVKPKQLFWEKRLENLRANNVYNEEIGSLELPKRLKSVGPGVNEATVLQSLATALHHNTHPVTGQTASKTSLNTNAGVFLNPDQPLMHVATVTEDDIKRQEERVQYARLRLQEALRT
- the LOC120420482 gene encoding methyl-CpG-binding domain protein 3 isoform X2, with product MNVSIERKRTDCAALPKGWQREEVLRKSGLSAGKVDVYYYSRGMRADTSLIPPIRQTASIFKQPVTVVRSQDGEGKVKRDLQHGTQVKPKQLFWEKRLENLRANNVYNEEIGSLELPKRLKSVGPGVNEATVLQSLATALHHNTHPVTGQTASKTSLNTNAGVFLNPDQPLMHVATVTEDDIKRQEERVQYARLRLQEALRT